A stretch of Lactiplantibacillus brownii DNA encodes these proteins:
- the glnA gene encoding type I glutamate--ammonia ligase yields the protein MAKQQYTKDDIRKIVKEENVNFLRLMFTDLFGTIKNVEVPVSQLDKLLDNKLMFDGSSIDGFVRIEESDMYLYPDLSTWLIMPWNTEHGKIARIICEVYTTDRKPFEGDPRNNLIRVLSDMRDAGFTSFNIGTEPEFFLFKMNDKGEPTTELNDKGSYFDLAPMDMGENCRRDIALELERLGFNVEASHHEVAPGQHEIDFKYADALAAADHIQTFKLVVKTIARKYNLWATFMPKPLNGVNGSGMHVNMSLFHDQGNAFYDKSETDELQLSTDAYHFLGGLMKHARSYTAVTNPTVNSYKRLVPGYEAPVYVAWSGSNRSPMIRVPSSRGLSTRLELRSVDASTNPYLAFAAVLEAGLDGIKNNIEPPKSVDRNIYVMDEDERRAAGIPDLPSTLHNALKEFQTDPTMKKALGPHIYQSFLEAKRLEWASYRQQVSEWEREQYMELY from the coding sequence ATGGCAAAACAGCAGTATACAAAGGACGATATTCGCAAAATCGTCAAAGAAGAAAACGTTAATTTCTTACGTTTAATGTTCACTGATTTATTCGGTACCATCAAAAACGTGGAAGTCCCAGTATCGCAACTGGATAAGTTATTAGATAACAAGTTAATGTTTGACGGTTCTTCAATCGACGGCTTTGTGCGGATTGAAGAAAGTGACATGTACCTGTACCCAGATTTATCAACTTGGTTGATTATGCCTTGGAACACGGAACATGGCAAGATCGCCCGGATTATCTGTGAAGTTTACACCACTGATCGCAAGCCTTTCGAAGGCGACCCACGGAACAACCTGATTCGCGTGTTGAGTGATATGCGTGATGCTGGCTTTACTTCCTTTAATATTGGGACGGAACCTGAATTCTTCTTATTCAAGATGAATGATAAGGGTGAACCAACGACCGAATTGAACGATAAGGGAAGCTATTTTGATTTAGCACCAATGGACATGGGTGAAAACTGTCGGCGTGACATTGCGCTTGAATTGGAACGTTTAGGGTTCAATGTTGAAGCGAGTCACCATGAAGTTGCCCCTGGCCAACACGAAATTGACTTTAAGTATGCAGATGCTTTAGCAGCCGCGGACCATATTCAAACATTCAAATTAGTCGTCAAGACGATTGCGCGCAAGTACAATTTATGGGCAACCTTTATGCCAAAACCTTTAAATGGGGTCAATGGCTCTGGGATGCACGTCAACATGTCCTTGTTCCACGATCAAGGCAATGCGTTCTACGACAAGAGTGAAACCGACGAATTGCAATTATCAACGGATGCTTATCATTTCTTGGGTGGCTTGATGAAGCATGCTCGCAGTTATACTGCGGTCACAAATCCAACCGTTAACTCATACAAACGATTAGTTCCAGGATATGAAGCACCAGTTTATGTCGCTTGGTCAGGTTCAAACCGCTCACCAATGATTCGGGTCCCAAGCTCACGTGGGTTATCCACTCGTTTGGAACTCCGGAGCGTGGATGCTTCGACTAATCCATACTTGGCTTTTGCCGCAGTTTTGGAAGCCGGTCTTGATGGCATTAAAAATAACATTGAACCACCGAAGAGTGTTGACCGTAACATTTATGTGATGGATGAAGACGAACGTCGCGCAGCCGGCATTCCTGATTTACCATCAACGTTACACAATGCTTTGAAGGAATTCCAAACAGATCCAACCATGAAAAAAGCTTTAGGACCACACATTTATCAAAGCTTCTTGGAAGCTAAACGACTTGAATGGGCGTCATACCGTCAACAAGTTAGTGAATGGGAACGTGAACAGTACATGGAATTGTACTAA
- a CDS encoding exonuclease SbcC — protein sequence MEKQNQPGLEKQDQPTRELTDSLQQKLDYLSTLRQAITAGDDRLIYELIDGDHYHQALLNEESDSARNAQVDLITDVHPAISHYLSTKLIDYLAHEYPFFYYEETHAGEFQIYFGNWWDRRRFGKLNVLTVSFEFSQDEFNKLQKTFELAAAHKRYNTDNIQKVSAANDDLQKLIDAQDDRDAQKDQLRQQLKENGQRNSLFDSGRIKEERQQIIDELTKLADADEQANNAHATMKDNEAKILTLSKEDTILAYEKQAIETSFKSFENFNERNRSLYVDYLTTLIGKAQVDADGE from the coding sequence ATGGAAAAACAAAATCAGCCAGGTCTTGAAAAACAAGATCAACCGACGCGTGAGTTAACAGATAGCTTACAGCAAAAACTGGACTATTTATCAACGCTGCGTCAAGCAATAACGGCTGGTGACGACCGGTTAATTTACGAATTGATCGATGGTGACCACTATCATCAAGCCTTATTGAACGAGGAATCCGATTCAGCCCGGAACGCACAGGTGGATTTAATTACGGATGTTCATCCCGCAATCAGTCACTATCTTAGTACTAAATTGATTGATTATTTGGCACACGAATACCCATTCTTTTACTATGAAGAAACGCATGCTGGTGAATTCCAGATCTACTTTGGTAACTGGTGGGATCGGCGTCGTTTCGGAAAATTGAACGTTTTGACAGTTTCGTTTGAATTTAGTCAAGACGAATTTAATAAACTACAAAAGACGTTCGAATTAGCTGCAGCTCATAAACGTTATAATACTGATAATATTCAAAAAGTTTCAGCGGCGAATGATGACTTGCAAAAGCTGATCGATGCCCAAGATGACCGTGATGCGCAGAAAGATCAGTTACGGCAACAGCTGAAGGAAAATGGTCAACGTAATTCGTTGTTTGATTCTGGTCGTATCAAGGAAGAACGGCAACAAATTATTGATGAATTGACTAAGTTGGCGGATGCGGATGAGCAGGCCAACAATGCTCATGCGACCATGAAGGATAATGAAGCTAAGATTTTGACGCTTTCTAAGGAAGACACGATCTTGGCTTATGAAAAACAAGCCATTGAAACGTCGTTCAAGAGTTTTGAAAACTTTAATGAGCGTAATCGTAGTCTTTATGTGGACTACTTGACCACGCTGATTGGAAAGGCGCAGGTTGATGCTGATGGCGAATGA
- a CDS encoding dUTP diphosphatase, protein MLDLTKLLQQSIRLDQDITAKQAIHWKPAERLQNAMVSLDVELAEMANTSEWFKVWKIHKGKADTGKTHRETLLNEYVDAMDFFFLVAAIQQWTHLIPLTPEELTELSGKRPTDLNKQYLAIKHLLYDAYFDHRQVSYKHAWHVFLKLGLVEFGYSQAEIQAAFIAKNQVNEQRQQNNY, encoded by the coding sequence ATGCTAGATTTAACAAAGTTATTACAACAGTCCATCCGTTTGGATCAGGACATTACCGCCAAGCAGGCGATTCATTGGAAACCTGCTGAGCGGTTGCAAAATGCCATGGTTTCGCTGGATGTGGAATTAGCAGAAATGGCGAATACCTCAGAATGGTTTAAAGTTTGGAAGATTCACAAGGGCAAGGCTGATACGGGGAAGACTCATCGTGAAACTTTGCTCAATGAATACGTGGACGCGATGGATTTCTTTTTCTTAGTTGCGGCGATCCAGCAGTGGACTCATTTGATACCATTGACGCCAGAGGAGCTAACTGAACTAAGTGGCAAGCGGCCAACGGACTTGAATAAGCAATATTTGGCAATCAAGCACTTATTGTATGATGCTTATTTTGATCATCGGCAGGTTAGCTATAAGCATGCTTGGCATGTCTTTTTAAAGCTTGGCCTAGTTGAGTTTGGTTATTCACAAGCTGAGATTCAGGCAGCATTTATCGCGAAGAACCAAGTCAATGAGCAACGTCAACAAAATAATTACTAA
- a CDS encoding sunset domain-containing protein, with translation MMHHFKRYTLGLVLLATTGLALAGCSAGTSTTDSEAASSKSSSVVSKSSSSASTSATSDTASSSSQAESSSSSQSETAHTASSQVTTSSSAASHSTSQTESSAKAAAPETSQPAPAPAKPAAEKNDAIWGNATTKIYHVPGQHSYRVHSGNVVHFDSEAAAVAAGYRRSKK, from the coding sequence ATGATGCATCATTTCAAACGTTACACGTTAGGCTTAGTTTTACTAGCCACAACCGGCCTCGCCTTGGCAGGTTGTAGTGCTGGAACCAGTACCACCGACTCTGAGGCCGCTTCTAGCAAATCATCTTCAGTTGTCAGCAAATCATCCAGCTCAGCTTCAACTAGCGCTACCAGCGACACAGCTAGCAGTTCAAGCCAAGCAGAATCCAGTTCCAGCAGTCAGAGTGAAACAGCTCATACGGCTTCAAGTCAGGTGACCACCAGTAGTTCAGCAGCTAGTCACAGCACCAGTCAAACCGAAAGTAGCGCCAAAGCAGCCGCACCTGAGACCAGTCAGCCTGCACCAGCGCCAGCTAAGCCGGCAGCTGAAAAGAACGATGCTATTTGGGGTAACGCCACCACTAAGATTTATCACGTTCCCGGTCAACACAGTTATCGCGTTCATTCTGGCAATGTCGTTCATTTTGATAGCGAAGCGGCGGCCGTTGCAGCAGGTTACCGTCGCTCCAAGAAATAA
- a CDS encoding TetR/AcrR family transcriptional regulator produces the protein MSHDMDPRVDKTRRHLRQALITLLQNERVENISVQELTTTAAVTRGTFYLHYKDKPAFVDQALDDLVTDLFDEAIVSVPVGEIITNPLDPLRRVNVLSLSKALGYVDQHAEAFKTLLLNQSQLAVNRRINEQLTAWMQRFYDDFEDQFADLEVPVSIQIAYYVSATTGIITDWLAHDMIYTPRYLTKCIKKLHHLMTARNITFTDFFVQ, from the coding sequence ATGAGTCACGACATGGATCCACGCGTCGATAAGACCCGCCGTCATTTACGGCAAGCATTAATCACATTACTACAAAATGAACGAGTTGAAAACATTTCTGTTCAAGAATTAACCACCACCGCGGCGGTAACCCGGGGAACTTTTTATTTACATTATAAAGATAAGCCCGCTTTTGTGGACCAAGCTTTGGATGATCTGGTCACGGATTTATTTGATGAAGCGATTGTTTCAGTCCCGGTGGGTGAAATTATTACTAATCCCTTAGATCCACTGCGTCGCGTCAACGTTTTATCATTGTCCAAAGCGTTAGGCTATGTTGATCAACATGCGGAAGCTTTTAAAACGTTACTATTGAATCAAAGTCAATTGGCGGTTAACCGGCGGATCAATGAGCAGCTAACGGCCTGGATGCAACGTTTTTATGATGATTTTGAGGATCAGTTTGCTGATTTAGAAGTTCCGGTTAGCATTCAGATTGCTTATTATGTGTCCGCAACGACGGGGATCATTACGGATTGGTTAGCGCATGACATGATCTATACACCGAGATATCTGACAAAATGTATCAAAAAGCTGCATCATTTAATGACAGCAAGAAACATTACTTTCACTGATTTCTTTGTTCAATGA
- the rplU gene encoding 50S ribosomal protein L21: MYAIIVTGGKQYKVEAGQAIYVEKLDAAAGDKVTFDQVVFVGGDSTKIGTPTVDGATVEGTVEKQGRERKVITYKYKAKKGQHTKKGHRQPYTKVTIDTINA; encoded by the coding sequence GTGTACGCAATTATTGTAACTGGTGGTAAACAATATAAAGTTGAAGCAGGCCAAGCAATCTATGTTGAAAAGCTTGATGCTGCTGCAGGCGACAAAGTTACTTTTGATCAAGTAGTTTTTGTCGGTGGCGACTCAACCAAGATTGGTACGCCTACTGTTGATGGTGCGACGGTCGAAGGTACTGTTGAAAAACAAGGCCGCGAACGTAAAGTGATTACTTACAAGTACAAGGCCAAGAAGGGCCAACATACTAAGAAGGGTCATCGTCAACCATATACTAAGGTAACGATCGACACAATTAATGCATAA
- a CDS encoding ribosomal-processing cysteine protease Prp, with amino-acid sequence MIQATINRNQASLITSFRLTGHADSGAYGQDIVCAAVSVLAISTINGIEQVAHLKPDVQSDEANGGLLIANFAKLDLTNPQLQTLLESFTLGLNDVAANYGDYIRVREQTR; translated from the coding sequence ATGATTCAAGCAACGATTAATCGTAATCAAGCTAGTTTAATCACTAGCTTTCGATTGACTGGTCATGCAGATTCAGGTGCTTATGGACAAGACATCGTTTGTGCGGCAGTTTCAGTATTGGCAATCAGTACAATCAATGGGATTGAACAAGTTGCCCATCTAAAACCCGATGTTCAAAGTGATGAAGCCAACGGTGGTTTGTTAATTGCGAATTTTGCTAAGCTAGACTTAACAAACCCACAATTACAGACCTTGCTTGAGAGTTTCACCCTTGGACTAAACGATGTTGCCGCGAATTACGGAGATTATATCCGGGTTCGTGAGCAAACACGATAA
- the rpmA gene encoding 50S ribosomal protein L27, with protein sequence MKMNLQFFSHHKGGGSTANGRDSAGRRLGAKRADGQTVKGGNILYRQRGTHIYPGVNVGRGGDDTLFAKVDGVVRFERKGRDKRQVSVYPAK encoded by the coding sequence ATGAAAATGAACTTGCAATTCTTCTCTCACCATAAAGGTGGCGGTTCAACTGCCAACGGTCGTGATTCAGCTGGTCGGCGCTTAGGTGCTAAACGGGCTGATGGCCAAACTGTTAAGGGTGGTAACATCCTTTATCGTCAACGTGGAACCCATATTTACCCTGGTGTTAACGTTGGCCGTGGTGGCGACGATACATTATTTGCAAAGGTTGACGGTGTCGTTCGTTTTGAACGCAAAGGTCGCGACAAGCGCCAAGTTTCTGTTTACCCAGCAAAATAA
- a CDS encoding M24 family metallopeptidase produces MSSRIERLQARFDQLKIDAFLVSSNGNLHYLTGMTDMAGDGYLLVLSQSVYLITDARYQTAFSSQYDPEHLIITRDYLGAVSEIIAKRQVGVMGFEDELPYQAYSYLDEYLVSDLVALPNVVEQIRVVKEPDELNKLRATAKLADRGFEYVTSIVRPGLREIDVSNLLDAFMRTHGASGPSFTTIVLGGARAALPHGTASSALLTAGQLVTLDFGYFLNGYTSDMTRTFALGEPDAKLKAAYQVVKTAQQAVIEQVKPGALGAELDAIGRRIITDAGYGDAFNHGMGHGIGLEIHEDPLISTRSQERLVSDSVVTVEPGVYFPGLGGMRIEDDVLVTKTGQTRLTTATRDLLIL; encoded by the coding sequence ATGTCAAGTCGAATTGAACGATTACAAGCCCGGTTTGATCAGTTAAAGATCGATGCCTTTCTCGTTTCGAGCAATGGCAATCTACATTATTTAACTGGGATGACGGACATGGCGGGTGACGGTTATTTACTCGTCCTTTCGCAATCGGTTTATCTGATTACGGATGCCCGTTATCAAACCGCTTTTTCGAGCCAGTATGATCCAGAACATCTGATTATTACGCGAGACTACTTGGGTGCAGTCAGCGAGATTATTGCTAAGCGTCAAGTAGGAGTCATGGGCTTTGAAGATGAGTTACCTTATCAGGCTTATAGTTATCTTGACGAGTATTTAGTCAGTGATTTGGTGGCGTTACCAAACGTCGTTGAACAAATTCGGGTGGTTAAAGAACCAGATGAACTGAATAAGTTACGAGCCACGGCTAAATTGGCGGATAGGGGCTTTGAGTATGTGACCAGCATTGTGCGACCGGGCCTGCGTGAAATCGACGTCAGCAACTTGCTAGATGCCTTCATGCGGACTCACGGTGCCAGCGGGCCGTCGTTTACGACGATCGTGCTCGGTGGTGCCCGTGCCGCCTTGCCTCACGGAACCGCCTCATCCGCATTACTGACTGCTGGACAGTTAGTGACGTTGGACTTCGGTTACTTTTTAAACGGCTATACCTCAGATATGACGCGGACGTTTGCCTTGGGTGAACCGGATGCGAAACTGAAGGCGGCTTATCAAGTAGTCAAAACGGCCCAGCAAGCGGTGATCGAGCAAGTGAAACCGGGTGCTTTAGGTGCTGAGTTAGATGCCATCGGGCGTCGAATCATCACGGATGCGGGCTACGGTGACGCTTTTAATCATGGGATGGGTCACGGTATCGGACTTGAGATTCATGAAGATCCGCTGATTTCAACACGGAGTCAGGAAAGATTAGTCAGTGACAGTGTCGTGACGGTAGAACCAGGCGTTTATTTCCCTGGTTTAGGCGGTATGCGTATCGAAGACGATGTACTGGTCACTAAAACGGGCCAGACACGGTTGACGACTGCCACACGTGATTTATTGATTTTATAA
- the efp gene encoding elongation factor P yields MISTADFKNGLTIEVDHAIWRIVEFQHVKPGKGGAFVRSKLKNLRTGAVQDKTFRAGAKMEQAPIEKSTMQYLYEDGDNYVFMNTDTYEQLEIPGDHIQTELKFLKENMEVQVTLYNGEVLGIELPNTVTLEVSDTEPGIKGDTASGGSKPATLETGAIIQVPFFVKAGDKLIVNTVDSTYVSRA; encoded by the coding sequence ATGATTTCTACAGCAGATTTTAAAAACGGTTTAACAATTGAAGTTGACCATGCCATTTGGCGTATCGTGGAATTCCAGCACGTTAAGCCTGGTAAGGGTGGCGCCTTTGTTCGTTCAAAGCTAAAGAACTTACGGACTGGTGCGGTTCAAGATAAGACTTTCCGGGCCGGTGCTAAGATGGAACAAGCACCAATCGAAAAGAGCACGATGCAGTATCTTTATGAAGACGGGGACAACTATGTCTTCATGAATACGGATACTTACGAACAACTTGAAATTCCTGGGGACCACATTCAAACCGAATTGAAGTTCTTGAAGGAAAACATGGAAGTGCAAGTAACTTTATACAATGGTGAAGTTTTAGGTATTGAATTACCTAACACGGTTACCTTGGAAGTTTCTGACACTGAACCAGGGATCAAGGGTGACACCGCTTCTGGTGGTTCTAAACCCGCTACTTTGGAAACGGGTGCCATTATCCAAGTGCCATTCTTTGTTAAAGCTGGCGACAAGTTGATCGTGAACACGGTTGACAGCACCTACGTTTCTCGGGCTTAA
- a CDS encoding Asp23/Gls24 family envelope stress response protein: MAESSNITLQSKEPSLGQIQIAPEVLEIIVGIAVSQIEGVNRMRGSISSSVNELFGRKKSLSKGVKLTIVDDQISVDVYAYLNYGVSVPKVALAVQDKVKQQILFMTDLALSEVNVHITGIVTEKTESGIDPNNLFGDADPETPENEDGEES; this comes from the coding sequence ATGGCTGAAAGCAGCAACATTACGTTACAAAGTAAAGAACCCAGCTTGGGACAAATTCAAATTGCACCAGAAGTGCTTGAGATTATCGTTGGTATCGCGGTAAGCCAGATTGAAGGGGTTAACCGCATGCGTGGCTCGATTTCTTCCAGTGTCAATGAGTTGTTCGGTCGTAAAAAAAGTCTCAGCAAAGGTGTTAAGCTAACCATCGTTGATGACCAAATCAGTGTGGATGTCTATGCCTATTTGAATTACGGCGTGTCCGTACCCAAAGTCGCATTGGCTGTTCAAGATAAAGTTAAACAACAGATCTTGTTCATGACTGATTTAGCTTTAAGCGAGGTTAACGTACACATCACTGGGATCGTGACTGAAAAGACAGAAAGCGGGATCGACCCGAATAATCTTTTTGGTGATGCGGACCCGGAAACCCCAGAAAATGAAGACGGTGAAGAATCTTGA
- the nusB gene encoding transcription antitermination factor NusB → MSLTRHEIREKAFQALFALNANPDADQNQLYQQLLNPDETAEVEIPGYLSTLVTGVTEHQAELDAQIQPYLSRTWSLDRLAKTDLIILRMAFYELKYVDDVPGKVAVNEAIELTKAFSDDQSRKFVSGVLGKAVMNDNI, encoded by the coding sequence TTGAGTTTAACGCGTCATGAAATTCGTGAAAAAGCGTTTCAAGCTTTGTTTGCTTTGAACGCTAATCCGGATGCTGATCAAAATCAGCTCTACCAACAGTTATTAAATCCTGATGAAACCGCGGAAGTTGAAATTCCCGGCTATCTCAGTACGTTGGTGACCGGTGTCACGGAACATCAAGCGGAATTAGATGCCCAGATTCAACCTTATTTAAGCCGTACTTGGTCGTTAGATCGGTTGGCAAAGACCGATTTGATTATTTTACGCATGGCGTTTTATGAGTTGAAATATGTGGATGATGTGCCCGGTAAAGTGGCTGTCAATGAAGCTATCGAATTAACGAAGGCTTTCAGTGATGACCAATCACGGAAATTTGTGAGTGGCGTCTTGGGTAAAGCCGTCATGAACGATAACATTTAA
- a CDS encoding bifunctional 5,10-methylenetetrahydrofolate dehydrogenase/5,10-methenyltetrahydrofolate cyclohydrolase yields MTTLIDGKAVAKKVNQATQVEVAKLVEQGVQPGIVVIIVGADPASQIYVRNKNRKAERLGMHSIVRELPETTTQAELLSIIAEYNADSSIHGILVQSPLPEQINEPLVTLAIDPKKDVDGFHPTNVGKLVTNFPGKYPVANTPRGIMTMLAAYDIDPAGKTAVVIGRSTIVGKPMAALLTNANATVTLAHSRTRDLKAVARTADILVVATGIAHLITGEDIKPGATVIDVGMDRDDHGKLVGDVDFDSAQGIAGAITPVPGGVGPMTIATLMQTTVELAKWSDLGE; encoded by the coding sequence GTGACAACACTTATTGATGGTAAAGCGGTAGCGAAGAAGGTTAATCAGGCAACGCAAGTTGAAGTTGCCAAGTTAGTTGAACAAGGCGTCCAACCTGGAATCGTCGTGATTATTGTGGGGGCCGATCCAGCCAGTCAGATCTATGTTCGTAACAAGAATCGCAAGGCCGAAAGATTAGGCATGCACTCAATCGTCCGGGAGTTACCTGAAACGACGACTCAGGCCGAACTACTGTCAATTATTGCTGAGTATAATGCGGATTCTAGCATTCATGGAATCTTAGTACAGTCACCATTGCCTGAACAGATCAATGAACCGCTAGTTACTTTAGCGATTGATCCGAAAAAAGATGTTGATGGCTTCCATCCGACTAATGTCGGGAAACTGGTTACCAATTTTCCAGGTAAGTATCCCGTGGCTAATACGCCGCGGGGTATCATGACGATGCTTGCGGCATATGACATTGATCCAGCCGGTAAAACCGCGGTGGTCATTGGTCGTAGTACGATCGTCGGCAAGCCCATGGCGGCATTACTCACGAATGCTAATGCGACCGTGACACTTGCCCACAGTCGAACGCGAGATTTAAAGGCAGTGGCGCGTACGGCCGATATTTTAGTTGTGGCGACCGGTATTGCACACCTTATCACTGGTGAAGATATTAAACCGGGGGCAACGGTGATTGATGTTGGGATGGACCGCGATGACCATGGTAAATTAGTTGGTGACGTTGATTTTGATTCTGCCCAAGGAATTGCCGGAGCAATCACGCCGGTTCCCGGTGGCGTCGGTCCAATGACCATTGCCACTTTGATGCAAACAACTGTAGAATTAGCAAAATGGAGTGATTTAGGTGAGTGA
- the xseA gene encoding exodeoxyribonuclease VII large subunit: protein MSDSQQYLTVSALTQYIKRKFEVDPYLGKVYLTGEISNYRPRPNTHQYFSLKDDHAKIAAIMFRSAFAKVKFQPEVGMKVLVVGRIGLYEASGSYQIYVERMEPDGVGALYQAYEQLKKKLATEGLFSAPKQPLPRFPKRIAVVTSQSGAVIRDIITTARRRYPIAQIVLFPAQVQGDAAAPEIARQIERANAAGTFDTLIIGRGGGSIEDLWPFNEEVVARAIAASALPVISSVGHETDTTIADLVADVRAATPTAAAELAVPVYNEVLLQLNQDRTRVFNAFQNIVQQDRQRLNKLTTSYVFTQPSRLYEGYVQKLDFLSERLKQAGRQRLTQSQQQYQRLAQRLGQQTPIHRVRQAQTQLTNLQQRLQRGVQLVVTAKEQQLTRTIQSLDLLSPLKIMGRGYAFVTHEDQIVRSVHQVAPSQTVAVHFADGEAEAQITKIDGGNKHG, encoded by the coding sequence GTGAGTGACAGTCAGCAATATTTGACAGTTTCGGCACTGACACAGTACATCAAACGTAAATTTGAAGTTGACCCTTATTTGGGCAAAGTTTATTTGACGGGGGAGATTTCTAATTATCGCCCGCGCCCAAATACTCATCAGTATTTTAGTTTGAAGGATGATCACGCTAAAATTGCCGCGATCATGTTTCGATCCGCTTTTGCCAAGGTTAAGTTTCAACCAGAAGTTGGGATGAAAGTGCTCGTGGTTGGGCGAATTGGTCTGTACGAAGCGAGTGGAAGCTATCAAATTTACGTGGAACGCATGGAGCCAGATGGGGTCGGTGCACTCTATCAAGCTTATGAACAATTAAAAAAGAAGTTAGCGACTGAAGGCCTCTTCAGTGCGCCCAAACAGCCATTGCCACGTTTTCCAAAACGGATTGCGGTCGTGACTAGTCAATCGGGTGCCGTAATTCGAGACATCATCACGACGGCGCGGCGACGGTATCCAATCGCCCAAATCGTTTTGTTTCCAGCACAGGTTCAAGGTGACGCCGCAGCACCAGAAATTGCCCGGCAAATTGAACGTGCGAATGCGGCGGGGACGTTTGACACGCTGATTATTGGGCGTGGTGGTGGTTCGATTGAAGATTTGTGGCCGTTCAACGAGGAAGTGGTGGCCCGCGCCATTGCGGCGAGCGCTTTGCCAGTAATCTCTTCCGTTGGTCACGAAACGGATACCACGATTGCTGATCTGGTCGCAGACGTCCGAGCTGCGACGCCAACTGCTGCGGCTGAACTAGCCGTACCAGTTTATAATGAAGTTTTATTACAATTGAACCAAGATCGAACGCGGGTCTTTAATGCCTTTCAGAATATAGTGCAACAAGATCGTCAGCGATTGAATAAATTAACCACCTCGTATGTCTTTACACAGCCCAGTCGGTTGTATGAAGGCTACGTTCAAAAATTAGACTTTTTATCAGAGCGTTTGAAGCAAGCCGGTCGCCAACGGCTCACGCAATCACAACAACAATATCAGCGCCTTGCCCAACGACTTGGTCAGCAAACGCCGATTCATCGTGTGCGTCAAGCACAGACGCAATTGACCAATCTACAGCAACGACTTCAGCGTGGCGTTCAGTTGGTGGTGACGGCTAAAGAACAGCAGCTGACTCGGACGATTCAATCCTTGGATTTATTGAGTCCGTTAAAAATCATGGGTCGCGGCTACGCCTTTGTGACCCATGAGGATCAAATTGTCCGGTCTGTCCATCAGGTGGCGCCGTCACAAACCGTTGCGGTCCACTTTGCAGATGGGGAAGCAGAAGCACAAATTACGAAGATTGATGGAGGAAACAAGCATGGCTGA
- a CDS encoding exodeoxyribonuclease VII small subunit → MADKPTFEANLTQLETIVNQLEQGDVPLEQALDQFQKGVALSKQLQSTLEGAEKTLTKMMDENGNEVPFEQPKAPDSND, encoded by the coding sequence ATGGCTGATAAACCAACTTTTGAAGCAAATTTAACGCAATTGGAAACCATCGTGAATCAACTTGAACAGGGGGATGTCCCGCTGGAACAAGCCTTAGATCAATTTCAAAAGGGTGTTGCTTTAAGTAAGCAACTTCAAAGTACCCTCGAAGGTGCCGAAAAGACTTTGACTAAGATGATGGATGAAAATGGTAATGAAGTTCCATTCGAACAACCTAAAGCCCCTGATTCTAATGACTGA